A part of Thermococcus sp. JdF3 genomic DNA contains:
- a CDS encoding cell division protein FtsZ — protein sequence MRALIIGVGQCGTKIADLFSLVDFEALAVNTSRGDLEYLKHVPHERRILIGESLTGGKGVNANPILGREAMKRDLPLVMRKVGSIIGYEDVDIFFLTFGFGGGTGAGGTPVLAEALKEEYPDSLVVAIGALPLKEEGIRPTINAAITIDKLSKIADSIIAIDNNKLKEGGDDISKAYERINYTIVERIASLLALVDVPGEQTLDASDLKFVLKAFGSFATVGYAKADAGKIKSLSRLITRSFESEGLYLEANIESALYGLVAIHGPPETLKAADIFEALNYLTNKIRGKQIFRGFYPDPREREVEVVTLLSGIYESRSIEDIIITAKRYAQSFMEAKEEAENKKKELLRGLPDFDDVYAKGIPDGEYPDIEDVSKRLRREKYE from the coding sequence GTGAGGGCTCTAATCATAGGGGTCGGTCAGTGCGGGACTAAAATCGCCGACCTCTTTTCCCTCGTCGATTTTGAGGCGCTCGCTGTGAACACATCCAGGGGCGACCTGGAGTACCTCAAGCATGTCCCCCATGAGCGGAGGATACTCATAGGCGAGAGCCTGACCGGCGGCAAGGGGGTCAACGCGAACCCGATACTCGGCAGGGAGGCCATGAAGCGCGATTTGCCCCTCGTCATGCGCAAGGTAGGTTCAATAATCGGCTACGAGGATGTCGACATATTCTTCCTGACCTTCGGCTTCGGCGGCGGAACGGGCGCCGGAGGAACGCCCGTCCTGGCCGAGGCGCTCAAAGAGGAGTACCCTGACTCCCTGGTGGTGGCCATCGGTGCACTCCCCCTCAAGGAGGAGGGGATAAGGCCCACCATCAACGCCGCGATAACAATCGACAAGCTCTCAAAGATAGCGGACTCGATAATAGCCATAGACAACAACAAGCTCAAGGAAGGGGGCGACGACATAAGCAAAGCCTACGAGAGGATTAATTACACGATAGTCGAGAGGATAGCGTCCCTTTTGGCCCTGGTTGACGTTCCAGGCGAACAGACCCTCGACGCGAGCGACCTGAAGTTCGTCCTCAAGGCCTTTGGAAGCTTTGCAACGGTCGGCTACGCCAAGGCGGACGCGGGCAAGATAAAAAGCCTTTCAAGACTCATCACCCGGTCCTTCGAGAGCGAGGGCCTGTACCTTGAGGCGAACATCGAATCCGCGCTGTACGGACTGGTCGCGATTCACGGGCCGCCGGAGACCCTGAAGGCCGCCGACATATTCGAGGCGCTCAACTACCTCACCAACAAGATAAGGGGCAAGCAGATATTCCGCGGCTTCTACCCTGACCCGCGCGAGAGGGAGGTCGAGGTCGTTACGCTCCTCAGCGGCATCTACGAGAGCAGGAGCATCGAGGACATCATCATCACCGCCAAGCGGTACGCCCAGTCCTTCATGGAGGCAAAGGAGGAAGCGGAGAACAAAAAGAAGGAGCTCTTACGCGGCCTGCCCGACTTCGATGACGTGTACGCCAAGGGAATCCCCGACGGGGAGTACCCCGACATCGAAGATGTAAGCAAGAGGCTCAGGAGGGAGAAGTATGAGTGA
- the twy1 gene encoding 4-demethylwyosine synthase TYW1: protein MALTFKSNPNMPEEIASLFRKQHYALVGRHSSVKLCHWLKESIKHDRFCYKQKFYNIHSHRCLQMTPVTAWCTHNCIFCWRPMEGFLGTELPEPWDDPAFIVEESINAQRKLLVGYKGMPGINMKKFEEAWNPKHAAISLSGEPMLYPYMGDLVEEFHKRGFTTFIVTNGTVPERLEEMKNEDKLPSQLYVSLTAPDIETYNRVNVPMIPDGWEKIKETLGLMKDAQTRTVIRLTLVKDENMHNPEGYAELIKLANPMFVEAKAYMFVGFSRNRLTINNMPRHEEIRAFAEELVKHLPGYHIEDEYEPSRVVLIMRDDVDSHGTGIGGRFIKH from the coding sequence ATGGCGTTAACGTTCAAGTCCAACCCGAACATGCCGGAGGAGATAGCGAGCCTCTTCAGGAAGCAGCACTACGCGCTCGTGGGCAGGCACAGCTCGGTGAAGCTCTGCCACTGGCTCAAGGAGAGCATAAAGCACGACCGCTTCTGCTACAAGCAGAAGTTCTACAACATACACTCCCACCGCTGCCTGCAGATGACGCCGGTTACGGCATGGTGCACCCACAACTGCATATTCTGCTGGCGCCCGATGGAGGGCTTCCTCGGCACGGAGCTCCCGGAGCCGTGGGACGACCCGGCCTTCATCGTTGAGGAAAGCATTAATGCCCAGAGAAAGCTCCTCGTCGGCTACAAGGGCATGCCAGGCATAAACATGAAGAAGTTCGAGGAGGCATGGAACCCCAAGCACGCCGCCATAAGCCTCTCCGGTGAGCCGATGCTCTACCCATACATGGGCGACCTGGTGGAGGAGTTCCACAAGCGGGGATTCACCACCTTCATAGTCACCAACGGAACGGTTCCGGAGAGGCTCGAGGAGATGAAGAACGAGGACAAGCTGCCGAGCCAGCTCTACGTCTCCCTCACCGCCCCGGACATTGAGACCTACAACCGCGTTAACGTCCCGATGATTCCCGACGGTTGGGAGAAGATAAAGGAGACGCTGGGGCTCATGAAGGACGCCCAGACCAGGACGGTGATAAGGCTGACCCTCGTCAAGGACGAGAACATGCACAACCCAGAGGGCTACGCGGAGCTGATTAAGCTCGCCAACCCGATGTTCGTTGAGGCAAAAGCTTACATGTTCGTCGGCTTCTCGCGCAACAGGCTGACCATCAACAACATGCCGAGGCACGAGGAGATCAGGGCCTTCGCCGAGGAACTCGTCAAGCACCTCCCGGGCTACCACATCGAGGACGAGTACGAGCCGAGCAGGGTCGTGCTCATAATGCGCGACGACGTCGATTCCCACGGAACCGGAATCGGCGGCAGATTCATAAAACACTGA
- a CDS encoding HemK2/MTQ2 family protein methyltransferase → MPAYYGIELKLHPQVYEPAEDTFLLAENLAVREGDRALDVGTGTGLIALLMARKARFVLGVDINPLAVELAGENARINGIKNVEFRVSDLFERVDGKFDVITFNAPYLPGEPEEPIDLALVGGEGGREVLDRFIREVPGHLKPGGTVQIVQSSITGVEETLRRLEEVGLMGKIAARVHVFFEDILLINATMQGGDV, encoded by the coding sequence ATGCCCGCCTACTACGGCATCGAGCTCAAGCTCCACCCCCAGGTCTACGAGCCGGCGGAGGACACGTTCCTTCTGGCGGAGAACCTCGCGGTTAGGGAGGGCGACCGGGCCCTCGACGTTGGAACAGGCACGGGGCTTATAGCACTCCTGATGGCGAGAAAAGCCCGCTTTGTTCTGGGAGTGGACATCAATCCGCTGGCCGTTGAGCTGGCGGGAGAGAACGCGAGGATAAACGGCATCAAAAACGTCGAGTTTCGCGTGAGCGACCTGTTTGAGAGGGTTGACGGGAAGTTCGACGTGATAACCTTCAACGCCCCCTACCTGCCCGGCGAGCCGGAGGAGCCGATAGACCTGGCGCTGGTTGGCGGCGAGGGCGGCAGGGAGGTCCTCGACCGGTTCATTCGGGAGGTTCCAGGACATCTCAAACCCGGCGGAACCGTCCAGATAGTCCAGAGCTCGATAACCGGGGTGGAAGAAACGCTGAGAAGGCTGGAGGAAGTTGGTTTGATGGGAAAAATAGCCGCTAGGGTGCACGTCTTTTTTGAGGATATACTGTTGATAAACGCCACTATGCAAGGCGGTGACGTTTGA
- a CDS encoding 30S ribosomal protein S27ae: protein MAKGKKTSQKWKLYEVQGGKVKRKGKFCPRCGPGVFMAEHKDRWSCGRCGYTEWKRK, encoded by the coding sequence ATGGCTAAGGGCAAGAAGACCAGCCAGAAGTGGAAGCTCTACGAGGTTCAGGGCGGAAAGGTCAAGAGGAAGGGCAAGTTCTGCCCGCGCTGCGGTCCGGGCGTCTTCATGGCCGAGCACAAGGACCGCTGGAGCTGCGGCCGCTGCGGCTACACCGAGTGGAAGAGGAAGTGA
- a CDS encoding 30S ribosomal protein S24e codes for MEIKVTEIRENKLLGRKEIYFDVIHEGEATPSRADVKGKLVAMLDLNPETVVLQYIRSYFGSRVSRGYAKAYESKERMLYIEPEYILVRDGLIQKEEE; via the coding sequence ATGGAGATTAAGGTTACCGAGATAAGGGAGAACAAGCTCCTCGGAAGGAAGGAGATATACTTCGATGTCATCCACGAGGGAGAGGCCACCCCGAGCAGGGCCGACGTCAAGGGCAAGCTCGTTGCCATGCTCGACCTCAACCCCGAGACCGTGGTTCTCCAGTACATAAGGAGCTACTTCGGCAGCCGCGTCAGCAGGGGCTACGCCAAGGCCTACGAGAGCAAGGAGAGGATGCTCTACATCGAGCCGGAATACATCCTCGTTAGGGACGGCCTCATTCAGAAGGAGGAGGAGTGA
- a CDS encoding GTP-dependent dephospho-CoA kinase: MRFVLTPELRRELKDPLGELVRGEIPEPYIRIRGELERARRVVTVGDVVTENVIKLGISPSLAIYDHKTKRKAYNPSVDPGAVVMTVQNPAGTITKALLNAIRKGFGLAARGRRVYIKVYGEEDLAAIPAVLYAPEGTLVLYGQPDEGVVLIKVTPECKLKCGKLMSKMEVIHDGD; encoded by the coding sequence ATGAGGTTCGTACTCACCCCCGAGCTCAGAAGGGAGCTCAAAGACCCCCTCGGAGAGCTCGTCCGGGGGGAGATCCCCGAGCCGTACATCAGGATTAGGGGAGAGCTTGAGAGGGCCAGGCGCGTCGTCACCGTCGGCGACGTGGTGACCGAGAACGTCATCAAGCTTGGTATATCGCCAAGTCTGGCGATATACGACCACAAGACGAAGAGGAAAGCCTACAATCCCTCCGTAGACCCAGGCGCGGTCGTGATGACCGTCCAGAACCCGGCCGGAACCATAACGAAAGCTTTATTAAACGCAATCAGAAAGGGCTTTGGACTGGCCGCGAGGGGCAGGCGTGTTTACATAAAGGTGTACGGAGAGGAGGACCTGGCGGCGATTCCCGCCGTGCTCTACGCCCCCGAGGGCACCCTCGTGCTCTACGGCCAGCCGGACGAGGGAGTAGTGCTTATAAAGGTAACCCCCGAATGCAAGCTCAAGTGTGGAAAGCTCATGTCCAAGATGGAGGTGATTCACGATGGAGATTAA
- the spt4 gene encoding transcription elongation factor subunit Spt4, giving the protein MAKERACRHCHYITTEERCPVCGSRDLSDEWFDLVIITEPEKSMIAQKLGVEVPGKYAIRVR; this is encoded by the coding sequence ATGGCGAAGGAGCGCGCCTGCAGGCACTGCCACTACATAACCACGGAGGAGCGCTGCCCGGTCTGCGGCAGCAGGGACCTCAGCGACGAGTGGTTCGACCTCGTCATAATCACCGAGCCCGAGAAGTCGATGATAGCGCAGAAGCTGGGCGTTGAGGTCCCAGGAAAGTACGCCATAAGGGTCAGATGA
- a CDS encoding DNA-directed RNA polymerase, which yields MYKLLKIKDVVRIPPRMFTMEPKEAAKIVLREAYEGIYDRDEGVVLAVMDVEDIGQGVIVPGDGATYHEVVFNVLVWKPEMHEVVEGEVIDVAPYGAFIRIGPMDGLVHISQLMDDYVVFDEKNKQFIGKETNRILKLGDEARARIIAISVKSRVIRENKIGLTMRQPGLGKRDWVEKEKRREAEE from the coding sequence ATGTACAAGCTCCTCAAGATTAAGGACGTCGTTAGGATTCCACCCCGGATGTTCACCATGGAGCCCAAGGAGGCCGCCAAGATAGTCCTTCGTGAGGCCTACGAAGGGATCTACGACCGCGACGAGGGCGTTGTTCTGGCGGTCATGGACGTTGAGGACATCGGGCAGGGGGTTATCGTCCCCGGTGACGGGGCAACCTACCACGAGGTCGTCTTCAACGTCCTCGTCTGGAAGCCCGAGATGCACGAGGTCGTGGAGGGCGAGGTCATAGACGTCGCCCCGTACGGTGCCTTCATCAGGATAGGCCCGATGGACGGCCTCGTCCACATCAGCCAGCTCATGGACGACTACGTCGTCTTCGACGAGAAGAACAAGCAGTTCATCGGTAAGGAGACCAACAGGATCCTCAAGCTCGGCGACGAGGCGAGGGCGAGGATAATAGCCATAAGCGTCAAGAGCCGCGTTATCAGGGAGAACAAGATAGGCCTCACCATGCGCCAGCCGGGCCTCGGAAAGAGGGACTGGGTGGAAAAGGAAAAGCGCAGGGAGGCTGAGGAGTAA
- a CDS encoding inorganic diphosphatase, translated as MNPFHELEPGPEVPEVVYALIEIPKGSRNKYELDKKTGLIKLDRVLYSPFFYPVDYGIIPQTWYDDGDPFDIMVIMREPVYPLTLIEARPIGIMKMEDSGDKDWKVLAVPVEDPYFDDWKDIDDVPKAFLDEVAHFFQRYKELQGKVTQIEGWGNAEEAKREILRAIELYKEKFGKKE; from the coding sequence ATGAACCCGTTCCACGAGCTTGAGCCCGGACCGGAGGTTCCAGAGGTCGTTTACGCTCTCATAGAGATCCCGAAGGGAAGCAGGAACAAGTACGAGCTCGACAAGAAGACAGGCCTTATAAAGCTCGATAGAGTGCTCTACAGCCCGTTCTTCTACCCGGTGGACTACGGAATAATCCCGCAGACCTGGTACGACGACGGTGATCCCTTCGACATCATGGTCATCATGCGCGAGCCGGTTTACCCGCTCACCCTCATAGAGGCGAGACCGATAGGCATAATGAAGATGGAGGACAGCGGCGACAAGGACTGGAAGGTCCTCGCCGTCCCCGTTGAGGACCCGTACTTCGACGACTGGAAGGACATAGACGACGTCCCGAAGGCCTTCCTCGATGAGGTTGCCCACTTCTTCCAGCGCTATAAGGAGCTTCAGGGCAAGGTCACCCAGATAGAGGGCTGGGGCAACGCCGAGGAGGCCAAGAGGGAGATCCTCCGCGCCATCGAGCTCTACAAGGAGAAGTTCGGCAAGAAGGAGTGA
- a CDS encoding DUF5305 family protein: MNMKKIERGKVILGAIAVSLMLAGVFGVYSVMAYSTDPTTTEATYETLYSEKGWLSHLGFFTNETVYQDGTSLEYYPAEITSAIAGRYTYAVMPEKKGIYSVTMSREYYVTSGKNRINLLNTTETLEKGSFTGRFSVPVLINMSRIEEDLMVVREGTGLHRAQVDVYLTVRVENDDGTKFTQKIQVVRDVSGLIKLDGVEKENKKVVRYVNTTTNTVNFAGREVPVSSARSTFPLMAALFLIPPIGFAYTKWERKPDELKNLRKFIVEGKPSEVGSVDPVDLDSVKDLERVFDLVDKPIVHYRMENQDVYAIIDGDIIYEYRKPLPGEGKEAH, from the coding sequence ATGAATATGAAAAAGATTGAAAGGGGAAAAGTCATACTCGGTGCCATCGCGGTTTCTCTCATGCTGGCGGGAGTGTTTGGGGTGTACAGCGTAATGGCGTATTCAACGGACCCAACCACTACCGAGGCAACTTACGAAACCCTCTACTCCGAGAAGGGATGGCTCTCCCATTTGGGATTCTTTACGAATGAAACCGTGTATCAAGACGGAACCAGCTTGGAGTACTATCCCGCAGAGATAACTTCCGCGATAGCCGGCAGGTACACGTACGCGGTAATGCCAGAAAAGAAAGGAATATACAGCGTGACCATGAGCAGGGAGTACTACGTTACCTCCGGCAAAAACAGGATAAACCTGCTGAACACAACGGAAACTCTCGAAAAAGGCAGCTTCACCGGGAGATTCTCGGTGCCGGTACTCATAAACATGAGCAGAATCGAGGAGGATCTCATGGTAGTACGGGAGGGAACTGGACTCCACCGCGCTCAAGTTGATGTGTACCTCACGGTCAGAGTGGAAAATGATGACGGAACAAAGTTCACGCAAAAAATCCAGGTAGTGCGGGACGTATCGGGACTGATAAAGCTCGATGGGGTCGAAAAGGAAAACAAAAAGGTCGTCCGGTACGTAAACACAACGACCAACACCGTTAACTTCGCTGGAAGAGAGGTTCCTGTCTCATCGGCCAGGAGTACCTTTCCCCTGATGGCGGCCCTCTTTCTCATCCCCCCCATAGGGTTCGCATACACAAAATGGGAACGGAAGCCGGACGAGCTGAAGAACCTCCGGAAGTTTATAGTTGAGGGCAAACCGAGCGAAGTGGGGAGCGTTGACCCGGTGGATCTCGACTCTGTGAAAGACTTAGAGCGGGTGTTCGACCTCGTGGACAAGCCCATAGTGCACTACCGCATGGAAAACCAGGACGTTTACGCAATCATAGATGGCGATATAATCTACGAGTACAGGAAGCCCCTGCCAGGGGAAGGGAAGGAGGCCCACTGA
- a CDS encoding signal peptidase I yields the protein MKRLIELTLTVIILTFLIGSIVGFFLNRPVFVSYAYSESMTPTINRGDLFFINPLSKTADVGDIIVFNRRDGWTVHRVFAVTDEGYITKGDHNVATDQQDDIYPAVEKGDIVGKVITVRGTPLVIRGGGSFIESARKRMTNVYVVVVLIILGSFLTFKGGEKKRGGKKKRVVKIKMKTLYAMVSVLIVMGFMFVTVASWGTLAFTYSSTLAGGQREGWYLPGSTFERNLSVENKALYPFHYFIVPKGDNVVLLNEDSFRLQGNSLHEIKLSVSVPTDTRVYREEIAVYSYPAILPGWLVGRLYRVSQYLPLAAYALEITGILLVFYYLANVGNEDVIRIRTRRRSLLSKVMGDG from the coding sequence ATGAAGAGGCTAATAGAACTCACGCTGACCGTTATCATCTTAACCTTTCTCATCGGTTCCATAGTTGGCTTTTTCTTGAACAGGCCGGTTTTTGTATCCTACGCATACTCCGAGAGCATGACCCCAACGATAAACCGGGGCGACCTCTTCTTCATCAACCCCCTCTCAAAAACCGCCGATGTTGGCGATATAATCGTGTTCAACAGAAGGGACGGTTGGACCGTTCACAGGGTGTTTGCCGTCACTGACGAGGGATACATAACCAAGGGTGACCACAACGTTGCCACGGATCAGCAGGATGACATATACCCGGCCGTTGAAAAAGGGGACATCGTTGGGAAGGTCATCACGGTCAGGGGGACTCCTCTGGTAATCAGGGGCGGTGGCAGTTTTATAGAATCCGCCAGAAAAAGAATGACGAACGTCTACGTAGTTGTGGTGCTAATAATTCTCGGCTCCTTCCTAACGTTCAAGGGGGGAGAAAAGAAGCGGGGGGGAAAGAAAAAGAGAGTCGTTAAAATCAAAATGAAAACCCTCTACGCAATGGTATCCGTCCTGATAGTGATGGGTTTCATGTTCGTGACTGTCGCGTCGTGGGGTACCCTGGCATTTACGTACTCCTCAACCCTTGCGGGGGGTCAAAGGGAGGGATGGTACCTCCCGGGGAGCACATTTGAGAGGAATCTGAGCGTGGAGAACAAGGCACTCTATCCGTTCCATTACTTCATAGTCCCGAAGGGCGACAACGTGGTTCTGTTGAACGAAGACTCGTTCAGGCTCCAAGGGAATTCCCTCCACGAGATTAAACTCAGTGTCTCAGTGCCTACCGACACAAGGGTGTACCGCGAGGAAATAGCAGTGTATTCGTACCCGGCAATCCTCCCCGGATGGCTCGTCGGGAGACTCTATCGCGTCAGTCAGTACCTTCCATTAGCGGCGTACGCGCTCGAAATAACCGGAATACTCCTGGTTTTCTACTACCTTGCAAACGTAGGGAACGAGGACGTCATTAGAATCAGAACTAGGCGTAGAAGCCTTCTAAGCAAAGTAATGGGAGATGGTTAA
- a CDS encoding DUF1102 domain-containing protein, whose translation MNKLFGLAVLMIGMLLAVGAGANFRYYSADRTASFDVVSDDNELIDLTALQPYVTYDAGKLYVDISQYNPNYPQGGGTGMSPNTTYVFEEMFHVSNELWENNETSYPICVTIKTQHDDVLIFAGTYDAPIAGPDNNIHFTVEHGDPVPIGMIFDNTNSTLGQYQFQMSIEAVAGACQQ comes from the coding sequence ATGAACAAACTATTTGGATTGGCTGTATTGATGATCGGAATGCTCCTGGCCGTCGGCGCCGGGGCAAACTTCCGTTACTACTCGGCCGACAGGACTGCTTCGTTCGATGTCGTCTCTGACGACAACGAGCTGATTGATTTGACCGCACTCCAGCCCTACGTTACCTACGACGCTGGAAAGCTCTACGTGGACATAAGCCAGTACAACCCGAACTACCCGCAAGGCGGCGGTACAGGAATGAGCCCCAACACCACGTACGTCTTTGAGGAGATGTTCCACGTAAGCAACGAGCTCTGGGAGAACAACGAAACGAGCTACCCGATATGCGTCACCATAAAGACCCAGCACGACGACGTGCTCATCTTTGCCGGAACCTACGACGCACCCATAGCTGGGCCCGACAACAACATCCACTTTACCGTCGAGCACGGAGACCCAGTCCCGATAGGGATGATATTCGACAACACCAACTCAACCCTCGGCCAGTACCAGTTCCAGATGAGTATAGAGGCCGTGGCTGGAGCATGCCAGCAGTGA
- a CDS encoding DUF1102 domain-containing protein codes for MRKNIALGIFGLMVAFGLVLGAGANFRDYNADRSVHWDIVSDDNELIDLTPIQPYAYINDGGVLVVDISPDNPNYPGYGQGLSPNSEYNFDEVFEVSNDLWEDNMTIVVRITNANTAIQFYGADHDIHDAQTGAIVYASDMAKNDVCFVVGSGDAVKVGMDFTVGNSAPGDTESSTIHIQAYRLGTEPAELVGKCGQ; via the coding sequence TTGAGAAAGAATATTGCCCTTGGAATTTTTGGCCTGATGGTGGCCTTCGGTCTCGTACTGGGAGCTGGCGCCAACTTCAGGGACTACAACGCTGACAGGAGTGTCCATTGGGACATCGTTAGCGATGATAATGAACTCATTGACCTGACGCCCATCCAGCCCTACGCTTACATAAACGACGGTGGCGTTCTCGTCGTTGACATCAGCCCGGACAACCCGAACTACCCCGGCTACGGCCAGGGCCTCAGCCCGAACTCGGAGTACAACTTCGACGAGGTCTTTGAGGTAAGCAACGACCTCTGGGAGGACAACATGACGATAGTCGTCAGGATAACCAACGCCAACACGGCGATACAGTTCTACGGCGCAGACCACGACATCCATGACGCCCAGACTGGAGCAATTGTCTACGCCAGCGACATGGCAAAGAACGACGTCTGCTTCGTTGTAGGCTCGGGGGATGCCGTAAAGGTCGGCATGGACTTCACGGTGGGCAACTCAGCCCCAGGTGACACAGAGAGCAGCACGATACACATCCAGGCCTACAGGCTTGGCACCGAGCCGGCGGAGCTCGTTGGAAAGTGCGGTCAGTGA
- a CDS encoding metal-dependent transcriptional regulator, which yields MEVSKREEEYLETMYILHKNKGIIRVKDIAKMMRVKPPSVVDALKKLSDKGLVEYEKYDRILLTEAGREIAEATYSKHLLLTQFFIDILGIPPEIAEHDACQFEHYVSEITVQRIREFAQYIQEQCPYVLKQFIKEKLAENAESE from the coding sequence TTGGAGGTAAGCAAGAGGGAAGAGGAATACCTCGAGACCATGTACATCCTTCATAAGAACAAGGGGATCATCCGCGTCAAGGACATCGCCAAGATGATGCGCGTCAAGCCGCCGAGCGTCGTCGATGCTCTGAAGAAGCTCTCGGATAAAGGGCTGGTGGAGTATGAGAAGTACGACAGGATTCTGCTGACGGAGGCAGGCAGGGAGATAGCCGAGGCAACCTACTCGAAGCACCTGCTCCTCACGCAGTTCTTCATTGACATCCTGGGCATCCCCCCCGAGATAGCCGAGCATGATGCCTGCCAGTTCGAGCACTACGTCAGCGAGATAACCGTCCAGAGGATACGGGAGTTTGCCCAGTACATACAGGAGCAGTGTCCCTACGTTCTCAAGCAGTTCATCAAAGAGAAGCTGGCCGAGAACGCGGAGTCCGAGTGA
- a CDS encoding NCS2 family permease: MGWFENYFEFDRHGTDMRTEILAGVTTFMTMAYILFVNPAILSDAMGKEAFSSLVAVTALSAGFATILMGLYAKKPFALAPGMGLNAYFAYSVVLGMGYDWRVALAAVFVEGLIFIVLSVTKVRSAVIHAIPISQKYAIGAGIGLFLTFIGLNDVGLLTAVVNDAGVLQFTGLNTAALTSGKILLFFFGLFLAMVLISLRVKGSLLISILATSVIGWVTGIAPWPDQLFSTPDISYTFMQMDLQGLLNVGALGVIFAFFMVDFFDTLGTVTGLSAKAGFLTRDGKVPDAEKILLTDAIGTTVGAVLGTSTVTTYIESAAGIEEGGRTGMTALVTGLLFLGIGLFIAPLAGAIPAFATAPALVIVGYYMLSAIKEVNFADHTEAIPAFLVLITIPYTYSIADGIGIGFISYTILKLFSGRRDEVHPLMYALSIIFLAYFAYLGGAF; the protein is encoded by the coding sequence ATGGGGTGGTTCGAGAACTACTTTGAGTTTGATAGGCACGGCACCGACATGAGAACCGAGATTCTGGCGGGTGTTACGACCTTCATGACCATGGCCTACATTCTCTTCGTGAACCCAGCCATACTCAGCGATGCCATGGGCAAAGAAGCTTTTAGCTCGCTCGTAGCTGTTACCGCTCTCTCGGCTGGTTTCGCAACGATCCTCATGGGGCTGTACGCCAAGAAGCCCTTCGCCCTCGCGCCGGGAATGGGACTGAACGCGTACTTCGCCTACAGCGTTGTCCTTGGAATGGGCTACGACTGGCGGGTGGCGCTCGCTGCGGTGTTCGTTGAAGGTTTAATCTTCATAGTCCTCAGCGTCACCAAGGTCAGGAGCGCGGTAATCCACGCGATACCCATAAGCCAGAAGTACGCGATAGGTGCCGGTATAGGCCTCTTCCTGACCTTCATCGGCCTGAACGACGTCGGCCTGCTCACCGCCGTGGTGAACGACGCGGGGGTGCTCCAGTTCACTGGCCTCAACACCGCCGCCCTGACCAGCGGGAAGATACTGCTCTTCTTCTTCGGTCTGTTCCTGGCGATGGTTCTCATCTCCCTCCGCGTCAAGGGCTCGCTGCTCATCTCAATCCTCGCCACGAGCGTCATCGGCTGGGTCACCGGGATAGCCCCCTGGCCGGACCAGCTCTTCTCAACGCCCGACATAAGCTACACCTTCATGCAGATGGATCTACAGGGGCTCCTCAACGTCGGGGCGCTCGGGGTTATCTTCGCCTTCTTCATGGTGGACTTCTTTGACACCCTTGGAACGGTAACCGGTCTGAGCGCCAAGGCGGGCTTTCTAACCAGGGACGGAAAGGTTCCCGACGCCGAGAAGATACTCCTCACCGACGCGATAGGCACCACCGTCGGAGCCGTCCTCGGAACCTCGACGGTCACAACCTACATCGAGAGCGCCGCGGGTATAGAGGAGGGCGGAAGGACCGGAATGACGGCCCTTGTTACCGGTCTGCTCTTCCTCGGAATAGGACTCTTCATAGCGCCGCTGGCCGGGGCTATACCGGCCTTTGCAACGGCTCCGGCACTCGTCATAGTGGGTTACTACATGCTCAGCGCCATAAAGGAAGTGAACTTCGCAGACCACACAGAGGCTATTCCCGCTTTCCTCGTGCTCATAACCATACCCTACACCTACTCGATAGCGGACGGAATAGGCATCGGCTTCATCAGCTACACGATACTCAAGCTCTTCAGCGGCAGGAGGGACGAGGTGCACCCGCTGATGTACGCCCTCTCGATAATCTTCCTGGCCTACTTCGCCTACCTGGGCGGGGCCTTCTGA